A window from Drosophila subobscura isolate 14011-0131.10 chromosome O, UCBerk_Dsub_1.0, whole genome shotgun sequence encodes these proteins:
- the LOC117897827 gene encoding chromosomal protein D1 → MEEVAVSVKKRGRPPKNPAAATSQLNASQSVVDAAATIPKKRGRPPKSAKVQDQRGRPAKKPVNLSESEADGDDDSTENVAKTVASPQLAPKGRGRPRLNNSDAEVPAKTKTASTKRRKLGRPRKHQPSESEDEKSDDDDDDEIHRPVGRPPSGSVNLNIVRTGRGQGRPKTIKDKRPAAPAAEWTGDGTPPKKRGRPSSNKPAYVPTGRPRGRPKVNKPVEEEDDDDEDEDSMEEQPEKPAAVATPPVVKKRGRPSGANKSLNKGTPKPRGRPSKANHSALNHDQDGDDSNDDAARKKPADPDRGFNDTYEDASFSKEDSKSTCDGDAANDTAESVECISDTAGPESATA, encoded by the exons ATGGAAGAGGTCGCGGTTTCGGTGAAGAAGCGCGGCAGGCCTCCAAAGAACCCTGCTGCCGCCACTAGCCAGCTAAATGCAAGTCAGAGTGTGGTGGACGCCGCAGCCACGATTCCGAAGAAGCGTGGCCGCCCACCAAAGAGTGCTAAGGTCCAGGACCAGCGCGGCAGACCGGCCAAGAAGCCAGTCAATCTAAGCGAGAGCGAAGCTGATGGTGATGACGATTCCACTGAGAATGTGGCAAAGACTGTGGCATCTCCCCAACTCGCGCCCAAGGGACGCGGTCGCCCGCGCCTCAACAACTCAGATGCTGAGGTCCCAGCCAAAACAAAGACCGCCTCGACTAAGCGCCGCAAACTGGGGCGCCCCAGAAAGCACCAGCCCAGTGAGAGCGAAG ATGAGAAAagcgacgatgacgatgatgatgagattCATCGCCCAGTGGGCCGTCCGCCGTCTGGATCCGTAAATCTCAACATTGTTCGCACCGGACGTGGCCAGGGCAGGCCTAAAACGATTAAGGATAAACGTCCAGCTGCCCCGGCAGCCGAATGGACCGGCGATGGAACTCCGCCCAAGAAGCGCGGTCGTCCTTCATCGAATAAGCCAGCCTATGTGCCAACTGGTCGTCCTCGCGGACGCCCAAAAGTCAACAAGCCTGTTGAGGAAgaagacgatgacgacgaggacgaggactcCATGGAGGAGCAGCCTGAGAAACCAGCAGCCGTTGCAACTCCACCTGTAGTCAAGAAGCGTGGACGCCCTTCAGGAGCAAATAAATCGTTGAATAAGGGAACTCCCAAGCCGCGCGGACGTCCGTCAAAAGCTAATCACAGCGCCTTGAACCACGATCAGGACGGAGACGACTCCAATGACGATGCTGCTAGAAAGAAGCCAGCCGATCCTGACCGCGGCTTTAACGACACCTACGAGGATGCATCCTTTTCGAAGGAGGACTCCAAGTCAACATGCGACGGCGACGCCGCCAATGATACCGCCGAATCCGTTGAATGTATCTCCGATACCGCAGGCCCCGAGTCGGCCACTGCCTAA
- the LOC117897754 gene encoding uncharacterized protein LOC117897754, with amino-acid sequence MDVENLANLNPNQLLAEITSLLEATLDPSESNALVLNHELQRRLHQVRAKVLALLNSVRVRYARNEEILIRRLKPRTHSLSRPTKGSTETYGICGAIRRGATFHFKGNLYFRDIDGRSCPNNGDYDARSHTEMFPADFDMRSKHVWTVLDKKNLIMGIKQQLLDHEACKKATNKNALKRRPIERHVRSLASLLVNADSSFSIDWNQISTLDLEFRHSNYSCEAMWRVYLHPKLSREDWSASEDAALVAAAKANLMQNWEKVASALGRRSDYQCFVRVQMAFRQHLEPSSSVRWTEKDSETLKRLVEKNTVNGQVNWQLVSEHFPGRSKSTLIGRYTYALHPSISHAPFSTTEDIMLFAAVEEYNGKFPSFPRTLFPNRSLAQLRTRYHNVLAQRTKTDPWSVVDDTKLMNFVTEHGDAQWVNCAAHLGNHTRTSCRTRFLVIKRFLEQNPSATVRDCPRRKCFKNNIVTAENWAECLEVWQKDPESIDPSKPQTRPPRPAARRISNRKGEASESNGHVAYPKEIDLQFYEYFKYSYDLQLKSSPSSKLFSMPSDGSNLAYVVKALNYQPPAAKSLKSIQSASMPLQLSMFYNQMLKTLPKKRDKQASHGELLLPPNWSTMMGFRAICIVSGDSRKIPSDEPPSYDESSQHIQQFRQRLRALFYRTTLLSRLETQLFDDLPSRLVALPRPLAIYIESGARPTQEEPAAPQVSHVNRGVEPNRKRPKLEPLSEDELMSFKEEEEFLSL; translated from the exons ATGGATGTCGAGAACCTCGCAAACCTAAACCCCAATCAACTTTTAGCAGAAATCACATCGCTGCTGGAAGCCACCTTAGACCCAAGCGAGTCCAATGCCCTGGTGCTCAACCATGAGCTACAGCGACGACTGCACCAAGTGCGGGCTAAGGTTCTGGCACTGTTGAATTCTGTGCGGGTTCGATATGCACGGAACGAGGAGATTCTAATACGCCGCCTAAAGCCTCGAACTCACTCTCTTAGCAGGCCTACTAAGGGAAGCACTGAAACCTATGGAATATGTGGAGCGATCCGCCGTGGAGCCACCTTCCACTTCAAGGGAAATTTGTATTTCCGCGATATTGATGGCCGCAGCTGTCCGAATAATGGGGACTACGATGCGCGTAGTCACACGGAGATGTTTCCTGCGGACTTTGATATGCGCTCCAAACATGTGTGGACAGTTCTGGACAAGAAGAACCTGATAATGGGCATTAAGCAACAG CTGCTGGACCATGAGGCCTGTAAAaaggccacaaacaaaaacgctCTGAAGCGAAGGCCCATCGAGCGGCATGTTCGCTCGCTGGCCAGTCTGCTGGTCAACGCCGACAGCAGCTTTAGCATCGACTGGAACCAGATCAGTACTCTGGACCTGGAGTTCCGTCATTCCAACTACAGCTGTGAGGCAATGTGGCGGGTTTATCTACATCCGAAGCTGAGCCGTGAGGACTGGAGTGCGTCGGAGGACGCAGCTCTGGTGGCGGCGGCCAAAGCGAATCTCATGCAGAACTGGGAGAAGGTAGCTTCGGCGTTGGGTCGACGATCGGACTACCAGTGTTTCGTGCGTGTTCAGATGGCGTTCCGTCAGCACCTAGAGCCATCCTCTAGTGTACGATGGACCGAGAAGGACAGCGAGACACTAAAGCGTCTCGTCGAAAAGAATACTGTTAATGGCCAGGTCAATTGGCAGCTGGTGTCGGAACACTTCCCTGGCAGGTCCAAGTCCACTCTGATCGGACGCTATACGTATGCCCTGCATCCAAGCATCAGCCATG caCCCTTCAGCACCACCGAGGACATTATGCTGTTTGCCGCCGTGGAGGAGTACAATGGTAAGTTCCCCAGCTTTCCACGCACACTGTTTCCCAACCGTTCGCTGGCGCAACTCCGTACCCGATACCACAATGTCCTCGCCCAACGCACCAAGACCGACCCGTGGTCGGTGGTGGACGACACCAAACTGATGAATTTTGTCACGGAGCACGGCGATGCCCAGTGGGTGAACTGTGCGGCGCATCTTGGGAATCACACGCGGACCAGTTGCAGGACGCGCTTTTTGGTAATAAAACGCTTCCTAGAGCAGAATCCCTCGGCAACGGTCAGGGACTGTCCTCGGCGaaagtgttttaaaaataaCATCGTCACGGCTGAAAATTGGGCGGAGTGTCTGGAAGTGTGGCAGAAGGATCCGGAGTCCATCGATCCATCGAAGCCCCAAACTCGTCCACCGAGACCAGCAGCGAGAAGGATATCCAACAGAAAGGGCGAGGCCAGCGAAAGCAACGGCCATGTGGCATACCCAAAAGAAATAGATCTGCAGTTCTATGAGTACTTCAAGTATAGCTACGATCTCCAACTGAAGTCATCACCGTCGTCGAAGCTCTTTTCGATGCCCAGCGATGGCTCGAATCTGGCCTACGTGGTCAAGGCCTTAAACTATCAACCACCAGCGGCAAAGAGCTTGAAGTCCATTCAGAGCGCTTCAATGCCCCTGCAATTGAGTATGTTTTACAACCAAATGCTGAAGACTTTGCCAAAGAAAAGGGACAAGCAGGCATCCCATGGCGAGCTACTCCTGCCGCCCAACTGGTCAACAATGATGGGATTCCGGGCTATTTGCATTGTATCGGGCGACAGTCGAAAGATCCCATCCGACGAGCCGCCATCCTATGATGAGTCCTCGCAGCACATCCAGCAGTTCCGGCAACGTTTGCGAGCCCTCTTTTATCGCACCACATTGCTGAGCCGACTTGAAACACAGCTCTTCGATGACTTGCCCTCCCGCCTGGTGGCCTTGCCACGACCTCTGGCAATCTACATAGAATCCGGGGCAAGGCCGACGCAGGAGGAACCTGCAGCCCCGCAAGTGTCCCATGTCAACCGAGGGGTTGAGCCAAACCGCAAGAGACCCAAATTGGAGCCACTAAGCGAGGATGAGTTAATGAGcttcaaggaggaggaggagttccTGTCTTTATAA
- the LOC117897830 gene encoding dipeptidyl peptidase 9, giving the protein MESTGSRAQSAQQQRNRLASSPSPPLNVNLGGGPNANSTSTMYIESDALSHHHQQQQQPHGRNNNNSGHHRSHSITNAAATSFVNLLDGFTSRVSTAVSVAGGTSSMSLMSSQSASSTPGSTHSIASLTSMGSLGTTANALYSSIGSALNSITSPIQAAAAAATATTTEVVVAAASVITNHLSSPTSGTPPHGLGGDDDEDCDDCEEDEDDAVDNDGHIAAPTPSKSWAENKIIVQEMRKKLSPLSSMVPTNVQFRHLSDGRARCYFVGSPPQNWETTLLFADINMQQQEEQQLLIQRQDGDSGVGISTTSAGSPTGGPSQSSFHFGPLHRPKLSWNPLLQQPIPSAHVSSTSTSTSGGSSCPYAREFQLLQERKRLSTWGITCYELHKPSGKLVFPCFNDLYQCLDTGYNSGLLFPTQLRTCPQWTALDPQICPQNSDMIAYISDCDLFVTHTLSGHEKRLTYTSSGRHSYPDDALSAGVPSYVMQEEFSRYQGFWWQPHSDDGIYRIVYEEVDETEVSLYTFPSSTAVHGRVDEYRFPRTGSTNAKSKLKLVQFVLNESLQISEICIKDLPYSLLAVFSWLEYIVRVGWTPDANYVWVQGLDRKQQRLDLFLIPLDNFCESYSSQVSTPTDSIGDHSWRSLYSRTITPLQVIYTEQSESWINVHDMLYILEVSDTSVTYVWASEETGFRHLYLVTSSLVLTNANGQSDAGTPSAPQQQQPSFVEQSALQPRIVNKVALTSGEWEVLARNIWVDKPNQLVYFVGLRDTPLEKHLYVVSLQRPEHIRLLTEPGYSYLVEFDDECSLMLLVYCNIQRLPSCKVMRVNQTCQNGGVNGIQISLMGYLHEGGKPEPQYCPQIFRPQLPSGDIVYAMVYKPHNFEMGVKYPTVLNVYGGPEVQTVNNTFKGKHQLRMHMLAAQGYCVICIDSRGSRHRGKRFESHIRGRMGQVELPDQVDALRILADQLGYIDMERVAIHGWSYGGYLSLMGLVQFPQIFKVAIAGAPVTDWKYYDTGYTERYMDLPHQNEAGYAAGSVLNYINSFPEEENRLLLIHGLIDENVHFHHTSRLISALNKANKPYSLHLFPEERHSLRNLESNKNYETKLLSFLQNL; this is encoded by the exons ATGGAGAGCACTGGGAGTAGAGCCCAGTCAGCGCAACAGCAACGCAATCGTCTGGCCTCGTCCCCTAGTCCACCGTTGAATGTGAATCTCGGCGGCGGACCCAACGCAAACAGCACAAGCACCATGTACATTGAATCAGATGCGTTGtcacaccaccaccagcagcagcagcagccgcatggcaggaacaacaacaacagtggaCACCACCGCAGCCACAGCATAACGAATGCCGCGGCCACCTCCTTTGTGAATCTCCTGGACGGGTTCACGTCCCGCGTCTCTACGGCCGTTAGTGTGGCGGGGGGAACCAGCTCGATGAGCCTGATGAGCAGCCAGAGTGCGTCCAGCACTCCGGGATCGACGCATTCCATAGCCAGCCTGACCAGCATGGGATCACTGGGGACAACAGCGAATGCCCTGTACTCCTCGATCGGCAGTGCCCTCAACTCCATAACATCGCCGATACAAgcggccgctgcggctgccaccGCTACCACAACCGAAGTGGTCGTGGCTGCCGCCTCAGTGATCACCAATCATCTGAGCTCCCCCACCAGCGGAACGCCGCCACATGGCCTGGGCGGAGATGATGACGAGGACTGCGACGATTGCGAGGAGGATGAAGACGATGCTGTGGACAACGATGGACACATTGCAGCGCCCACACCATCCAAGAGCTGGGCAGAGAACAAAATCATCGTTCAGGAGATGCGCAAGAAGCTCTCACCCCTCTCCTCGATGGTGCCCACCAACGTGCAGTTCCGCCATCTATCGGATGGGCGAGCCCGTTGCTACTTCGTCGGCTCGCCGCCCCAGAACTGGGAGACGACCCTCCTATTTGCCGACAtcaacatgcagcagcaggaggagcagcagctgctgataCAGCGTCAGGATGGCGACTCCGGCGTCGGCATTTCCACCACCTCCGCAGGATCCCCAACTGGAGGGCCCAGCCAGTCGTCCTTCCACTTTGGCCCTCTGCATAGACCCAA ATTATCGTGGAATCCGCTTCTGCAACAGCCCATACCCAGCGCCCATGTGAGCAGCACAAGCACCAGCACAAGTGGCGGCAGCTCCTGCCCCTACGCCAGAGagtttcagctgctgcaggagcgcAAGCGTCTATCCACATGGGGCATCACCTGCTACGAGCTGCACAAGCCCTCCGGCAAGCTCGTCTTTCCATGCTTCAACGATCTGTATCAGTGTCTAGACACAGGCTACAAT TCTGGCCTGCTGTTTCCCACACAACTACGCACCTGCCCGCAGTGGACCGCTTTGGATCCGCAGATTTGTCCACAGAACTCTGACATGATTGCCTACATCAGTGACTGCGATCTGTTTGTCACCCACACGCTGAGCGGGCACGAGAAGCGGCTGACGTACACGAGCAGCGGCCGGCACTCCTACCCGGACGATGCGCTAAGCGCCGGAGTTCCTTCGTATGTAATGCAGGAGGAGTTTAGTCGCTATCAGGGCTTCTGGTGGCAGCCGCACTCTGACGATGGCATCTACCGTATTGTCTACGAGGAGGTGGACGAAACGGAAGTCTCCCTGTACACGTTCCCCTCGTCAACGGCCGTCCATGGCCGGGTGGACGAGTATCGTTTCCCACGCACTGGCAGCACCAATGCCAAGTCGAAGCTCAAGCTCGTTCAGTTCGTCCTGAACGAGTCGCTGCAGATCAGCGAGATTTGCATCAAGGATCTGCCTTACTCCCTCCTGGCCGTCTTCAGTTGGCTGGAGTACATTGTTCGCGTCGGCTGGACACCAGACGCCAACTA CGTTTGGGTTCAGGGACTGGacaggaagcagcagcgactaGACCTGTTTCTCATACCGCTGGACAACTTCTGCGAGTCGTACAGCAGCCAGGTGTCCACACCCACAGACTCGATTGGGGACCACAGCTGGCGCAGCCTCTACAGTCGCACCATCACGCCGCTGCAGGTGATCTACACGGAGCAATCGGAGAGCTGGATCAATGTCCACGACATGCTCTACATCCTTGAGGTCAGCGACACTAGTGTCACCTACGTGTGGGCCTCAGAGGAGACGGGCTTCCGGCATCTGTATCTGGTCACATCCAGCCTGGTGCTGACCAATGCCAATGGTCAGTCCGATGCTGGCACACCGTCTgctccccagcagcagcagcccagcttTGTTGAGCAGTCGGCCCTCCAGCCGCGCATCGTCAACAAGGTGGCGCTGACCAGCGGTGAGTGGGAGGTGCTGGCGAGGAACATCTGGGTGGACAAGCCCAATCAGTTGGTCTACTTTGTGGGTCTGCGCGACACCCCCCTGGAGAAGCATCTGTATGTGGTTAGCCTGCAGAGGCCCGAGCACATACGCCTGCTAACTGAACCGGGGTACTCGTATCTCGTGGAGTTTGATGAT GAATGctcgctgatgctgctggtgtaTTGCAACATCCAGAGACTGCCCAGCTGCAAGGTGATGCGGGTGAATCAGACCTGCCAGAACGGCGGCGTCAACGGCATACAAATCTCGCTGATGGGATACCTGCACGAGGGCGGCAAGCCGGAGCCACAGTATTGCCCGCAAATCTTTCGGCCGCAGCTGCCGTCGGGTGACATCGTCTATGCCATGGTCTATAAGCCGCACAACTTCGAGATGGGCGTCAAGTACCCCACGGTGCTCAATGTCTACGGTGGGCCTGAGGTCCAGACCGTAAACAACACCTTCAAG GGAAAGCATCAGCTCCGCATGCACATGCTGGCCGCTCAGGGATACTGCGTGATCTGCATTGACTCGCGCGGGTCTCGGCACCGTGGCAAGCGCTTCGAGAGCCACATACGCGGCCGGATGGGACAGGTGGAGCTCCCCGATCAGGTCGATGCCTTGCGCATCCTGGCCGACCAGCTGGGCTACATCGACATGGAGCGTGTGGCCATCCACGGCTGGTCCTACG gcGGATACCTCAGCCTGATGGGTCTGGTGCAATTTCCACAAATCTTCAAGGTTGCCATTGCCGGGGCGCCGGTCACCGATTGGAAGTATTACGACACGGGCTACACGGAACGCTATATGGATCTGCCGCACCAAAACGAAGCTGGATACGCGGCCGGATCGGTTCTCAACTACATCAACTCCTTCCCCGAAGA GGAAAAtcgcctgctgctgatccaCGGGCTGATCGACGAGAATGTGCACTTCCATCACACCTCCCGGCTGATCAGTGCTCTGAATAAGGCCAACAAGCCGTACAGTCTGCATTTGTTCCCCGAGGAGCGCCACTCGTTGCGTAACCTGGAATCGAATAAAAACTACGAAACGAAATTATTATCATTCTTGCAAAACTTATGA
- the LOC117897143 gene encoding LOW QUALITY PROTEIN: putative cyclin-dependent serine/threonine-protein kinase DDB_G0272797/DDB_G0274007 (The sequence of the model RefSeq protein was modified relative to this genomic sequence to represent the inferred CDS: deleted 2 bases in 1 codon): MDDVPVKIVERYKPPPPVYQLPQSTVNRLGLYKENYYEDQPDYQYDFQLERAVLGKAHRWQQLRQQQRQEREKRQDGRKVARQRAVEAKQKEMLGAVDYPSADDLSSSDDEEKVEVLEDNEQQPTHQRHPPVPQPYESPGNDSHSHESKSIILCNFHNILQPTILSTAPVAIAQTLHKRNNSLNYADFEYNMNSTPFDNIELKTINDLDVLAQVLHQTKLQEQNEQRQLQLQVEQVEKGEQDLQKEEQDQTQEPKTMRTSAELTVTTLAETKATLDSVNFHVHCDDEYAHKHEDSNIPANGRDQAQTVITSYQTPLYGVSQQQQIQSHPQQQQEQEHFQVYHMQGYSNSYSYHQQQPQQQQQHQVYNNQNNYYANGFGTPKHVMPSPSVVALSQAEAEAATKSKSVPDILRELKTELQQAEKRRTRLHSHNEDQQQPHQKPHLPLSVPQRMEQNAFGELAGPAQKLVKRISGMGFPLERVAKVVSLCGIDDKKIIEHLIPLGELMDLGFDETKISAALIKFDNNKDKALDYLIN; encoded by the exons ATGGATGATGTCCCGGTGAAGATAGTTGAACGCTATAAACCTCCGCCACCCGTCTACCAGCTGCCACAATCGACTGTGAACCGACTGGGACTATACAAAGAAAACTACTACGAAGATCAGCCTGACTACCAATATGACTTCCAACTGGAGCGCGCCGTCCTGGGCAAGGCGCACCGTTGGCAACAGCTGCgtcagcagcagaggcaggagcgTGAGAAGCGTCAGGATGGACGCAAGGTGGCGCGCCAGCGTGCGGTGGAGGCCAAGCAGAAGGAAATGCTGGGAGCTGTCGACTACCCCAGCGCCGATGACTTGTCATCCTCCGATGACGAGGAGAAGGTTGAGGTGTTGGAAGATAACGAACAACAACCGACGCATCAGCGACATCCACCAGTGCCGCAACCATATGAGTCACCCGGCAACGACTCCCACTCCCACGAATCAAAGTCAATAATCTTGTGCAATTTCCACAACATTTTGCAGCCGACGATCCTGAGCACGGCACCAGTGGCCATCGCCCAGACTTTGCACAAGCGCAACAATTCGCTAAACTATGCCGACTTCGAGTACAACATGAACTCGACGCCCTTTGATAATATTGAGTTGAAGACCATCAACGATTTGGATGTGCTCGCTCAGGTGCTGCATCAGACCAAGCTGCAAGAACAGAATGAGCAAcgccagcttcagctgcaagTGGAACAGGTTGAGAAGGGGGAGCAGGATctgcagaaggaggagcaggatcAAACTCAGGAGCCGAAAACGATGCGAACGTCTGCGGAGCTGACTGTAACGACGTTGGCGGAaaccaaagcgactctcgacAGCGTCAATTTCCATGTTCACTGTGATGATGAATATGCCCACAAGCATGAAGATAGCAACATTCCAGCCAATGGTCGTGACCAGGCGCAAACTGTAATCACGTCC TATCAGACTCCTCTCTATGGAgtttcccagcagcagcaaatccaGTCCcatccacagcaacaacaggaacaggagcacTTCCAG GTCTATCATATGCAAGGCTACAGCAATTCCTATAGCTATCACcaacagcaaccgcagcagcagcagcagcatcaggtcTACAACAATCAGAATAACTATTATGCTAATGGCTTTGGCACCCCTAAACATGTGATGCCGTCGCCATCTGTCGTGGCTTTGagccaggcagaggcagaggcggccACCAAGTCCAAGAGTGTTCCCGACATCCTGCGGGAGCTAAAAacagagctgcagcaggcagagaaGCGCCGAACCCGCCTACACAGTCACAAtgaggatcagcagcagccgcatcagAAGCCACATCTGCCATTAAGTGTGCCTCAGCGAATGGAGCAGAATGCCTTCGGAGAGCTGGCTGGGCCGGCACAGAAGCTGGTGAAGCGCATTAGCGGCATGGGATTTCCCCTGGAGCGTGTGGCCAAGGTTGTCAGTCTCTGTGGCATCGACGACAAGAAG ATAATCGAACACCTCATTCCCCTGGGCGAGCTAATGGATCTCGGCTTCGATGAAACGAAAATCTCGGCGGCGCTTATCAAGTtcgacaacaacaaggacaagGCGCTGGACTATTTAATCAACTAG
- the LOC117897144 gene encoding uncharacterized protein LOC117897144 produces the protein MHTVYALLKNKLSDVHPLHNIDLDQNVAYLKTIITKELQLQFDASELEICHHGQVLDDVETLSKAIKPNAVIHCFRKTKRYTPYVPPAATEINTKHIQELFSLTSHLQVSVSCRFNILQTILAEYPEFRRNLGAQALIRDSVLFNMLHEPEVVQNLVRDYPLICDAAPFIVETIRKELARNSSATQFQEQAASESTTSSEEENSLGAGSSSSGSSGTVAAAANRRDELANIRQISRQQLANALANVTSFNSLSNIAQRNADEAQQGDERPRTTSAPIAGSSNSSSAAGASGSSSISSELFRNELARAFQSLAQQPAENMEVEPAAGAAEAAADDVDDDDDAGGDDSDVLPRCYRRHRFTEQLRTMAAMGFINHTQNVNYLTMADGNVEHAINLLMLGMN, from the exons ATGCATACAGTTTACGCACTGCTGAAGAACAAATTGAGCGATGTGCATCCCCTGCACAACATCGATTTGGACCAGAATGTGGCATACCTGAAGACTATCATAAcaaaggagctgcagctgcagttcgaTGCCAGCGAATTGG AGATCTGCCATCATGGACAAGTGCTCGACGATGTGGAGACGCTGAGCAAGGCCATCAAACCGAATGCGGTAATACACTGCTTCCGAAAAACCAAGCGCTACACGCCGTATGTGCCGCCAGCGGCGACCGAGATCAACACGAAGCACATACAAGAGCTCTTCTCCCTGACCTCGCACCTGCAGGTGAGTGTCAGCTGTAGGTTCAACATTCTCCAGACGATCCTGGCCGAGTACCCGGAATTTCGTCGCAATCTGGGCGCACAGGCCCTCATTCGCGACTCTGTGCTGTTTAACATGCTGCATGAGCCGGAGGTAGTGCAGAATCTGGTGCGCGACTATCCCCTGATCTGCGATGCGGCCCCCTTCATCGTGGAAACCATACGCAAGGAGCTAGCCCGCAACAGCTCTGCCACCCAAT TTCAAGAGCAAGCGGCCTCGGAGTCTACCACCTCGTCGGAAGAGGAGAATTCCCTTGGAgccggaagcagcagcagcggcagcagtggtacggtggccgccgccgccaatcGCCGCGATGAGCTGGCCAATATCCGACAGATCAGCCGCCAACAGCTGGCCAATGCTCTGGCTAATGTAACCTCGTTCAATTCGCTGTCAAACATCGCTCAGCGGAACGCGGATGAAGCCCAGCAGGGTGACGAGAGACCACGCACCACCTCTGCGCCCATTGCCGGGAGCAGTAATAGCAGTTCTGCAGCAGGAGctagtggcagcagctcaatATCCTCGGAGCTGTTTCGcaatgagctggccagagctttTCAGTCTCTggcccagcagccagcggagaACATGGAAGTGGAAccggcagcaggggcagccgAGGCAGCAGCCGACGATGtagatgacgacgacgatgctggTGGAGACGACAGCGATGTCCTGCCGCGATGCTATCGCCGCCATCGCTTCACCGAGCAGTTGCGCACCATGGCCGCCATGGGCTTCATCAATCACACACAGAACGTAAACTATCTCACCATGGCCGATGGAAACGTGGAGCATGCCATTAATCTCCTGATGCTCGGCATGAATTGA
- the LOC117897831 gene encoding acylphosphatase-2, translated as MNEKETQTNPKRSKKKMEDEPIPTNDVKIQTTPHEKPNPAKPALEQIQKIFDCKFEIFGIVQGVSFRMYTMRRAEKLGVRGWCMNTPHNTVTGQIQGYETAFEAMRLWLEHTGSPTSRIDKCIFGITNEVDTFTFDSFTIRNE; from the exons atgaatgaaaaggaaactcaaacaaatccgaaaaggagcaaaaagaaaatggaggATGAGCCAATACCGACGAACGATGTGAAAATACAAACTACGCCACATGAGAAACCGAACCCGGCGAAACCTGCCCTAGAGCAAATTCAAAAGATATTTGATTGTAAATTCGAAATATTTGGGATTGTGCAAG GTGTTTCATTTCGAATG TACACGATGCGGAGGGCCGAGAAGCTAGGCGTGCGTGGCTGGTGTATGAACACCCCACACAACACGGTCACGGGCCAAATACAGGGCTATGAAACAGCGTTTGAGGCCAT GCGTCTCTGGCTTGAACACACTGGTAGTCCGACGAGTCGGATTGACAAGTGCATTTTTGGTATCACCAATGAAGTGGACACCTTTACGTTTGATTCTTTTACTATTCGAAACGAATGA